A stretch of DNA from Nitrospira sp.:
CGGATCAAGTCCGGCTGGCCTTCATCAATGTGCTGACGAATGCCATCCAAGCCATGCACGGGCAAGGGGATCTCTGGCTGACCACTGAAGAACAGGACGACATGGTGACGATCAAAATCCGCGACAATGGGCCGGGCATTCCCAAGCAGCATCTGGGGAAGGTCTTCGATCCGTTTTACACGACTAAGGGACAGGGCGAAGGGTCGGGCCTGGGCCTGACCGTCGCGCAACGGTTGATCAAGAAGTTCGGCGGCGAGATCCGGCTGGAGTGCCCGGAGGGACAGGGGACCACCTGCGTCATTACGCTGCCGGCGGACAAGTCCGGGGTACGGAAGGAGGAGCCATGCGTCTCATCCTGAGATTCGCCCACACGCGATGGATGTGGCTCGCGCTGCTGCTGCTCTGCGCCTCAGCCTACTCTCTGCACGCAAAAGACGCCGCGCCGACCGGCATTGCGCCGGAAAAGGTGGCAGATTTCGTCCATGCGGTGTTGGATGCCGACCGGACAATTTATACGAACCAAGTGGTCAACCGCATGCAAGCCAAAGGCATCGTGTCCGCCGTGGAACATTGGGAGCATGAAAATGCTCTCCCGCTCCCCGCGCAATTCCTGCAACACTCCGGCAAGCTCGTGGCGGAGTCGGGACGGGGCATCCGTTATCGGCTCATCAGCCTCTGGCCGATTTATCCGCGTAATGCGCCGGCGACTGACCTGGAACGTCAGGCGCTGGAAAGTTTTTCGCAGACCCCGGACCGGCCGTTCACTGGAATCGTCACGAGCGGCCGCAAACAATATTTTCAAGCGATCTATTCGGATCGTGCGATTTCAGCGGCCTGCGTCAAATGCCACAATAGCCACCCACTGAGTCCCAAGCGCGACTTTTCGCTCAACGATGTGATGGGTGGGATGACGATCACGATTCCGCTCGATTGACAGGCGCCGATCCGGAGGGACGTCAGGGCTGAACAAGCGACGAAGCCGGCGGTTGATATTCCTCGCGATAGATCTGCAAGGCGGTGAGAAAGAGGCCCACCAGAATCGGCCCCAGAAACAACCCGAGAATTCCATAGGCTGCCAAGCCTCCCAAGACGCTGAAGGTCAGCAGTAAGACAGGAATCTGGGCTCCCTGCCCGATAAACAGCGGCTTCAAAATCTGATCGACTGTCGAGACGACTCCGATTCCCCAGGCCAGGATCACCACTCCCTTGACCACCGCCCCCGTCCACAACAGATACAGCGCGACCGGCCCCCAAATGAGCGCCGTGCCACCAAACGGGAGCGGGGCCAGCAGGATGGTCAGGGCCATCAAGACCATGGGGAACGGCACGCTCAGGACGGCATAGGCTGCGCCGGCGAGCAGGCCCTGCGCAATGGCCGTCAACACAATGCCTTTCACGACAGCACGAATGGTTTGGTCCAGACGGATGAGGATCTTGTCTTTGTGCGAGGCTTCGAGCGGGATCAGGCCATACAACGACATGAGCCAATGACGGCCATCCTTGAAAAAAAAGAACAACGTAAACACCATGACGAGAAAATCCGCCACCAGCATGAAGACATCCCGCACGAGATCGCTCAACTCACCTACCACGAACTTACTGAACGTTTTGGCGCTGGAGAGCACGAATTGCTCCAGGTCGCTTTCCCTCCC
This window harbors:
- a CDS encoding DUF3365 domain-containing protein, whose translation is MRLILRFAHTRWMWLALLLLCASAYSLHAKDAAPTGIAPEKVADFVHAVLDADRTIYTNQVVNRMQAKGIVSAVEHWEHENALPLPAQFLQHSGKLVAESGRGIRYRLISLWPIYPRNAPATDLERQALESFSQTPDRPFTGIVTSGRKQYFQAIYSDRAISAACVKCHNSHPLSPKRDFSLNDVMGGMTITIPLD
- a CDS encoding AI-2E family transporter is translated as MNRRQIFAICFFGVLLALFYQMALMFRPFLFPVLWAVILAHLCFPLHSRLTAWLGGRESHSAVLLTLAALALVVVPLIVLSVMLVKEAGSAERAVREWIASGGVQQLPDRLSGLPGGRAARAWLERVTGRESDLEQFVLSSAKTFSKFVVGELSDLVRDVFMLVADFLVMVFTLFFFFKDGRHWLMSLYGLIPLEASHKDKILIRLDQTIRAVVKGIVLTAIAQGLLAGAAYAVLSVPFPMVLMALTILLAPLPFGGTALIWGPVALYLLWTGAVVKGVVILAWGIGVVSTVDQILKPLFIGQGAQIPVLLLTFSVLGGLAAYGILGLFLGPILVGLFLTALQIYREEYQPPASSLVQP